A stretch of the Hippocampus zosterae strain Florida chromosome 16, ASM2543408v3, whole genome shotgun sequence genome encodes the following:
- the ncor1 gene encoding nuclear receptor corepressor 1 isoform X5 — MSSSSGSYPPSQGSFSSEQSRYPSHSVQYTFSGTRHQQDFTVPDYRTHLQDPQGRRRPSLLSEFHPGTERPPERRHGYEQQFHSITTQAEHEALETKRPRMESISEAHITRTSSSAGGILLPMHHTLQDSLRATVEVKKESPYSVKVECPSPGGPALHLGEEHDTSPSKLSKEELIQSMDRVDREIAKVEQQIFKLKKKQQQLEEEAAKPVEPEKPVTPPPVEHKHRSIVQIIYDENRKKAEEAHKILEGLGPKVELPLYNQPSDTKVYHDNIKTNQVMRKKLILFFKRRNHARKQREQKICQRYDQLMEAWEKKVERMENNPRRKAKESRTREYYERQFPEIRKQREQQERFQRVGQRGTGLSATIARSEHEISEIIDGLSEQENNEKQMRQLSVIPPMMYDSEQRRVKFINMNGLMDDAMKVYKARQFMNVWTEHEKEIFKDKFVQHPKNFGLIASYLERKCVADCVLYYYLTKKNNNYKTLVRRNYGRRRGRNQQITRPAQEEKSEDKNEEDKSEKLEKKEDEEKKDEEEKDEKEESRDIGKDKDKCDGGEDEDGKEQNTPRGRKTANSQGRRKGRITTRSMANEAATMAAEEAPPPASSEAAAPDPPQLPKSDTAQKSIKEPMKPPTPGASLDAKAGAGETGETSRWTEEEMEVAKKGLVEHGRNWTAIAKMVGTKSEAQCKNFYFNYKRRHNLDNLLQQHKQDTRRARGERSQGEGLTTASPEDDDDNADDSEGGDNSSDTESAPSPSQTDPTKSADSKRADGAAGDAQTSDQDPVPVSNAKTSDPLYGGLCVKEEKSPEGEPTSHEEKSRVASYSGVVHPKTEPQDVDMKSVEIKMEPEVKEKGEKGEHGERQKELHSDNDSSATCSADEDVEAEPERQRILSMEKPSLLNPAGTVLVSSPKQTSHNLQQMHQRAAAIPPMVPGPYGHSPVPISGFAMLQHQIKAVHASAHHEEKQRQDQGDLERRPPFNTRSPSLVDRDVLHPAPNQLIQSLPDGARMAFSRPSRPPNIPSPPPLIPTTKPTDKPSFIHGGSISQGTPGTYLPSHAIYGPDGSKNIVGSISLGLPRHQDHNKSGPSIHDGRGNPSKMGDNLAFRGSITQGTPALSQSTVAADLLKGTITKLATEDLGNSDKARDQLAKGHVIYEGKSGHILSYDAIKNPRENTHSPRTGLELKRTYDMMEGPISRGHPGREGAPFEGLISRALPREGLHGDSKDRQIITGSIMQGTPRTAAESYEDVMKYGKQIKRESPPIRSFDGGIGKGKPYEGVNTIKETGRSIHEIPRQDQSGQDLRKTPDLSDRRVIEGSMSQIHSLNQPTIKHNVKSLITSPSKLPHGLPQLEAMERSKYEESKAVRHTSVVNSTTSVLRSTHQEAAKSQLSPGMYEDANARRTPVNYSSNSVTRGSPMLGRSSDGAKSGAHERKNAMTPTQRESVPAKSPVAGGDPRASHSPFDPHHRTVVPGEVYRAHLPPHLDPSIAFHRVIDPAFMFPRQPSPTGYHNTYQLYTMENTRQTILNDYITSQQMQVIPRPDMPRGVSPREQAVSIPYPAGARGIIDLAQMPPTILLPHPGGTGTPTLERIAYLPGAQPPFTTRAFNPTSISPGHQAQLAAAAAASAERERERDREQQEKEREKEREQRDREMRERANDYIRGGGVEQPGRPGSRGYLHSPSPSLRTQEVVVQQRPSIFQGKSVITSLMPHSSSATAAAQSNSRYSTAADALAALVDIAASAPPVDVAKVKESKRDERDDDLCSAARRTASISEQQQEPDRRSVPYGAMSLPGGKPHPAYPEGVGVKDKGPQTSKSRIEEELRTHGKTTITTGNFIDFIITRKIASEKDSRERSSQSSDSTSSLSSNRYDNTGGGAIEVISPASSPVHSQQEKMDEGQQTAAGMRVYDLSRYRPLADPPQPSSQHPPSSQADSYSQIPKTHRVMTLADHISHIITQDFARNQDAVSSSASTTFQSTMPPVSSSNRAKVPSRYSPENQIQPPHHHRPPSRVSPENTTDKPRSRPGKSPERGGRQMENYEPISPPQSYQGLEKQETGGPAPQRREAENSEIRSDLRSPGSVSYLPAFFTKLENTSPMVKSKKQEIFRKLNSTSGVGDSDVGNAQPGTEIFNLPAVTSSSNINPRNHSFSDPASNLGLEDIIRKALMGNLEDRPEEHQGTISNSSNASSDTRQEASPSPSIVKQKQGNKANSRKSKSPNLGQAYLGGDRPSSVSSVHSEGDYHRQAQAQSQWSWDDRPSSAGSMQFPYNPLTMRIMSSTPPTSISSPSIQSQQQPQQPPPTGAPVGQQRVWPPLMSEQYEALSDSDD, encoded by the exons ATGTCCAGTAGCTCCGGGAGCTACCCCCCGAGCCAGGGGAGCTTCAGCAGTGAGCAGAGCCGTTACCCATCCCATTCTGTCCAGTACACCTTCAGCGGCACGCGGCACCAACAA GATTTTACCGTCCCAGATTATCGTACTCACTTGCAGGATCCGCAGGGTCGAAGACGACCATCTTTACTCTCTGAATTCCACCCTGGGACTGAAAG GCCTCCAGAGAGACGGCATGGATACGAACAGCAGTTCCACTCCATCACTACCCAGGCTGAACATGAGGCACTGGAGACTAAGCGCCCACGCATGGAGTCTATTTCTGAGGCTCACATCACCCGCACCTCTTCTTCTGCTGGGGGTATTCTCTTGCCCATGCACCACACACTACAGGATAGCCTCAGAGCCACCGTGGAGGTGAAAAAG GAGTCACCGTACAGTGTGAAAGTGGAATGCCCTTCTCCAGGAGGACCTGCATTACATCTTGGGGAAGAACATGACACGTCTCCTTCCAAGCTATCTAAGGAGGAGCTGATTCAGAGTATGGACCGCGTGGATCGAGAGATTGCTAAAGTGGAGCAGCAGATTTTCAAGCTGAAGAAAAAGCAA CAACAACTGGAGGAGGAAGCTGCAAAACCCGTGGAGCCAGAAAAGCCAGTGACCCCTCCCCCAGTGGAACACAAGCATCGCAGCATAGTCCAAATCATCTACGATGAGAACAGG AAAAAAGCTGAAGAGGCCCATAAAATACTGGAAGGTCTTGGTCCCAAGGTTGAACTG CCCCTGTACAATCAACCATCAGACACAAAAGTTTACCATGACAACATTAAAAC AAATCAGGTCATGAGGAAGAAGCTGATTCTCTTTTTTAAGAGAAGGAACCATGCTCGTAAACAAAGG GAACAGAAGATCTGCCAACGATATGACCAGCTGATGGAAGCTTGGGAGAAAAAGGTGGAGCGCATGGAAAACAACCCCAGGCGCAAAGCCAAGGAAAGCAGAACACGGGAGTACTACGAAAGGCAATTCCCTGAGATCCGGAAGCAGAGAGAGCAGCAGGAGCGTTTCCAGAG GGTTGGCCAGAGAGGAACGGGTCTCTCCGCAACGATCGCTCGAAGCGAGCATGAGATTTCTGAAATTATTGATGGTCTTTCGGAACAGGAG AACAACGAAAAACAGATGAGACAGCTATCAGTCATCCCTCCCATGATGTATGACTCCGAGCAGAGGCGAGTGAAGTTCATCAACATGAATGGCTTGATGGATGACGCCATGAAGGTGTACAAAGCCCGACAGTTCATGAATGTTTGGACCGAACATGAAAAGGAGATCTTTAAAGACAA GTTTGTCCAGCATCCTAAGAACTTTGGCCTGATTGCTTCCTATCTAGAAAGAAAG TGTGTTGCTGACTGTGTCCTGTACTACTACTTGACCAAGAAGAACAACAACTACAAGACGCTGGTGAGACGCAACTATGGCAGACGGAGGGGAAGGAACCAG CAAATCACACGCCCCGCACAAGAAGAGAAGTCCGAAGATAAAAACGAAGAGGACAAATCGGAGAAGCTAGAGAAAAAAGAAGATGAGGAAAAGAAGGACGAGGAAGAGAAAGACGAAAAGGAGGAATCCAG GGACATTGGCAAGGACAAAGACAAGTGTGACGGTGGGGAGGACGAAGACGGAAAGGAGCAAAACACGCCGCGTGGCAGGAAGACCGCCAACAGCCAGGGCCGACGCAAGGGAAGGATCACCACTCGCTCCATGGCCAACGAGGCCGCCACCATGGCGGCGGAGGAAGCACCTCCCCCTGCTTCTTCAGAGGCCGCCGCGCCAGATCCTCCGCAGCTCCCTAAATCTGATACAGCTCAGAAGTCCATAAAGGAACCGATGAAACCGCCTACTCCGGGAGCTTCGCTGGATGCAAAAG CTGGCGCTGGCGAAACTGGAGAAACTTCTCGCTGGACCGAGGAGGAGATGGAGGTCGCCAAAAAAG gttTAGTTGAGCACGGGCGAAATTGGACGGCCATCGCCAAAATGGTGGGCACCAAAAGTGAGGCACAGTGCAAAAACTTCTATTTCAATTACAAGCGACGACACAATCTGGACAACCTGCTGCAGCAACATAAGCAG GACACGCGACGGGCTCGTGGCGAAAGGTCTCAAGGTGAAGGTCTAACCACAGCGTCGCCCGAGGATGATGACGACAATGCAGATGACAGTGAAG GAGGTGACAATAGCTCTGATACAGAGAGTGCTCCCTCCCCCTCTCAAACCGACCCCACAAAGTCTGCTGACTCCAAAAGAGCGGACGGAGCTGCTGGCGATGCTCAGACCTCCGATCAAGATCCGGTTCCCGTCAGCAATGCTAAAACCTCTGACCCCTTATACGGGGGCCTGTGTGTCAAGGAAGAGAAAAGCCCAGAGGGTGAGCCGACTTCTCATGAGGAAAAAAGCAGAGTGGCTTCCTACTCCGGTGTGGTCCATCCAAAAACGGAACCCCAAGATGTGGACATGAAATCAGTTGAGATTAAAATGGAGCCCGAGGTCAAGGAGAAAGGAGAGAAAGGAGAACATGGCGAGCGTCAGAAGGAGCTCCACTCCGATAATGACTCCAGCGCCACCTGCAGTGCTGATGAAGATGTGGAAGCTGAACCTGAAAGACAGAG AATACTTTCTATGGAGAAGCCGTCTTTGCTCAACCCCGCAGGCACGGTCTTGGTGTCTTCACCCAAGCAAACCTCGCACAACCTCCAGCAGATGCATCAGCGGGCAGCTGCCATTCCACCAATG GTACCTGGTCCCTATGGCCATAGTCCGGTGCCCATCAGTGGTTTTGCCATGTTGCAACATCAGATCAAAGCAGTGCATGCGTCTGCACACCACGAGGAGAAGCAGAGGCAGGACCAGGGAGACCTGGAGCGCAGACCGCCCTTCAATACCCGCAGCCCGAGTCTGGTTGACAGAGATg TCCTCCACCCAGCCCCCAACCAGCTGATCCAAAGTCTGCCCGATGGAGCACGGATGGCTTTCAGCAGACCCAGTCGACCGCCTAACATTCCCTCTCCCCCTCCTCTCATTCCAACCACCAAACCCACTGACAAACCGTCCTTCATTCATGGGGGCTCAATATCTCAG GGAACACCAGGCACATACCTGCCTTCACATGCCATCTATGGGCCTGACGGGAGTAAGAACATTGTGGGCTCCATCTCTTTGGGCCTGCCTCGACACCAAGATCACAACAAATCTG GTCCATCAATACATGATGGTCGAGGAAATCCGTCTAAAATGGGCGACAACCTGGCTTTCAGAGGATCAATCACTCAG GGCACACCAGCCCTTTCCCAATCTACTGTTGCTGCTGACCTGCTGAAGGGCACCATCACAAAACTGGCCACAGAAGACTTGGGTAACTCTGATAAGGCGAGGGACCAGCTGGCTAAAGGTCATGTTATTTATGAGGGCAAGAGTGGTCACATCCTCTCTTATGATG CCATCAAGAACCCAAGGGAAAATACCCACAGCCCCAGAACTGGCCTTGAGTTGAAACGCACTTATGACATGATGGAGGGACCCATCAGCAGGGGCCACCCTGGCAGGGAGGGAGCTCCATTTGAAG GTTTGATAAGCAGAGCTTTGCCCAGAGAGGGCCTCCATGGAGATTCTAAAGACCGACAAATAATCACTGGCTCGATCATGCAAG GAACACCTAGAACGGCTGCAGAATCATACGAAGATGTTATGAAATATGGGAAGCAGATTAAAAGAGAGAGCCCACCTATCCGCTCCTTTGACGGAGGAATTGGCAAAGGAAAGCCCTATGAGGGAGTTAATACCATCAAAGAGACTGGACGCTCCATTCATGAAATCCCTCGACAGGACCAGTCTGGCCAGGACCTCAGAAAGACCCCTGACCTCTCTGATAGGAGGGTCATAGAAGGTTCCATGTCTCAG ATTCACTCTCTGAACCAACCTACAATCAAGCACAATGTTAAGTCCCTTATCACCAGTCCCAGTAAGCTTCCCCACGGCCTACCCCAGCTTGAGGCCATGGAAAGAAGCAAGTACGAGGAGAGCAAGGCAGTCCGCCACACCTCAGTGGTCAACTCCACCACCTCTGTCCTGCGCTCCACACACCAAGAAGCTGCAAAATCTCAGCTCAGCCCAGGCATGTACGAGGACGCCAATGCTCGCAGGACCCCTGTGAACTACAGCTCCAATTCCGTGACCAGAGGTTCACCCATGCTTGGACGTTCATCAGACG GAGCAAAATCTGGTGCACATGAAAGAAAGAACGCCATGACCCCCACGCAGAGGGAAAGTGTCCCAGCCAAGTCCCCAGTGGCAGGTGGCGACCCCAGGGCTTCTCACAGCCCCTTCGACCCTCACCACCGGACGGTTGTTCCAGGGGAAGTGTACCGAGCCCACCTGCCTCCACATCTTGACCCCAGTATTGCCTTCCACCGAGTGATTGATCCTG CCTTCATGTTTCCCAGACAACCATCTCCAACTGGCTACCACAACACATACCAGCTATACACCATGGAAAACACGCGGCAGACCATCCTCAACGATTACATCACTTCTCAGCAGATGCAAGTCATCCCCCGACCTGATATGCCCCGTGGGGTGTCACCGCGGGAACAGGCTGTTTCTATCCCGTACCCAGCTGGAGCTCGAG GGATAATTGATCTAGCCCAGATGCCTCCAACTATCCTGTTGCCTCACCCTGGGGGAACAGGTACTCCCACTTTGGAACGTATCGCCTACCTCCCTGGAGCTCAACCCCCTTTCACTACTAGGGCTTTCAACCCAACCTCCATATCGCCAG GTCACCAAGCCCAgcttgccgccgccgctgccgcaaGTGCGGAGAGGGAAAGAGAACGTGACCGTGAGCAACAGGAGAAGGAGAGGGAAAAAGAAAGGGAGCAGCGGGATCGAGAAATGCGAGAGCGGGCGAACGATTACATTCGTGGAG gTGGCGTTGAGCAACCAGGCCGGCCAGGAAGCCGAGGCTATCTGCATTCTCCTTCCCCTTCACTCAGAACCCAGGAAGTGGTTGTTCAACAGCGACCAAGCATCTTTCAGGGCAAGAGTGTTATCACTTCTTTAAT gcCTCATTCCTcatcagcaacagcagcagcgcaGAGTAACTCTCGCTACAGTACTGCAGCTGACGCACTGGCCGCTTTGGTGGACATTGCCGCTTCTGCCCCACCCGTGGATGTGGCCAAAGTGAAGGAGAGCAAACGGGATGAGCGGGATGACGACTTGTGTTCGGCAGCTCGGAGAACAGCAAGCATCTCGGAACAGCAGCAGGAGCCAGACCGGCGATCCGTACCATATGGTGCTATGTCTCTTCCGGGAGGAAAGCCCCACCCAGCGTACCCCGAGGGTGTTGGCGTGAAAGATAAAGGGCCACAAACCTCAAAGTCCCGCATTGAGGAAGAGCTTCGAACCCATGGAAAAACGACCATTACGACTGGTAACTTCATTGATTTCATCATCACCCGAAAGATCGCTTCAGAAAAAGACTCCCGAGAGCGAAGCTCTCAAAGCTCGGACTCCACAAGTAGCT TGTCATCAAACCGATACGACAACACTGGCGGAGGAGCCATTGAAGTGATAAGTCCTGCTAGTTCCCCAGTCCACTCCCAACAGGAAAAAATGGACGAAGGCCAGCAGACGGCAG CTGGCATGCGGGTTTATGACTTGAGTCGATACCGGCCTTTGGCAGATCCACCACAACCCAGTTCCCAGCATCCCCCTTCATCCCAGGCTGACAGCTATTCTCAAATCCCCAAGACGCATCGGGTCATGACCTTGGCAGACCACATTTCG CATATTATAACGCAAGACTTTGCGCGGAATCAAGACGCCGTGTCCTCTTCAGCCTCCACCACATTCCAGAGCACGATGCCACCCGTGTCTTCGTCGAATCGAGCCAAGGTGCCCAGCCGCTACAGCCCTGAGAATCAAATCCAGCCCCCGCATCATCACCGTCCCCCCAGCAGGGTTTCCCCGGAGAACACCACAGACAAACCCAGATCCCG GCCTGGTAAGTCTCCAGAGAGAGGTGGCAGGCAGATGGAGAACTATGAACCCATCTCACCACCGCAGAGCTACCAAGGCTTGGAAAAGCAGGAGACGGGTGGCCCTGCACCCCAAAGGCGAGAGGCGGAAAACTCTGAGATCAG GAGTGACTTACGGTCCCCTGGGAGTGTCAGTTATCTGCCGGCCTTCTTCACCAAACTAGAGAACACCTCACCTATGGTGAAATCCAAAAAGCAAGAGATCTTTCGTAAGTTGAACTCCACCTCTGGTGTTGGTGATTCTGATGTTG GAAATGCTCAGCCAGGAACAGAGATTTTCAACCTGCCCGCTGTCACCAGCTCCA GCAACATCAACCCGAGGAACCACTCCTTCAGTGACCCTGCCAGTAACCTGGGCCTGGAGGACATAATCCGTAAAGCCTTAATGGGTAACTTGGAGGACAGACCGGAGGAGCACCAAGGCACCATTAGCAACTCATCCAACGCAAGCAGTGACACCCGCCAGGAGGCCAGCCCGTCACCAAGCATAG TGAAGCAGAAGCAGGGCAACAAAGCCAACAGCCGGAAGTCAAAGTCTCCTAACCTGGGTCAGGCCTACTTGGGAGGAGATCGCCCCTCCTCAGTGTCCTCCGTACACTCCGAGGGAGACTATCACAGACAAGCACAAGCCCAATCCCAATGGAGTTGGGATGACCGACCTTCGTCGGCAG GTTCCATGCAGTTTCCTTACAACCCACTGACCATGCGCATAATGAGCAGTACACCACCCACCTCCATATCTTCCCCCTCCATCCAGAGTCAGCAGCAGCCACAGCAGCCACCTCCGACTGGCGCTCCAGTGGGACAACAGCGTGTGTGGCCGCCTCTGATGTCGGAGCAATACGAGGCCCTGTCGGACAGCGATGACTGA